A stretch of the Ptiloglossa arizonensis isolate GNS036 chromosome 1, iyPtiAriz1_principal, whole genome shotgun sequence genome encodes the following:
- the Zir gene encoding dedicator of cytokinesis isoform X1, protein MSSVQRAFTQKLSKQHAADVRRQIATSTSYSHDLSKSGSSFSGFSSTMSLCEVLEPLDYEEFLAQHQTALDRDPLKSILDFPPGDVDLTVVKRKIRTEEPVVPYESLDVVSPYVRRCIESFTSDWVVVHRKYKRRVSPIARDRLLQDTPRQDFEVDQEDTNGSGSPNEEEDLSNCGDTPRGSWASLDLRHSQHDPLLPSLLDRVCPETIDQMNEQKRSEDRQEALFPLYAPPASPDDEWQEIGAAPEPTEPFSHKILVKCLQLKLELEVEPIFASLALYDAREKKKVSENFYVDMNSEGLKRMLGGHIAYSDASTLARSCVMSISKPSPDLFLVVRLEKVLQGDISECAEPYVREDKNKDKVRAAAAAACERLGRYRMPLAWTAIHLSGVIGGGGDTDSTGSAGSLDRKSGGLEQWRKKVEPPTRRGSLERRSSDKRRSWSPDDFANCLDTFRPITLTVSSFFKQESERLRDEDLYKLLVELRRPGSNLKRLKCLPGILKLDLSPRPEELPRCLDPDLRRLVPYPDEKSRPVKEILEFPSEIVSPDLTYRNLLYIYPKEANFSSRTGSARNIAIRMQLMGGEQESDALTAIFGRSSCPEMTHECFTSVSYHNKNPNFYDEVKIRLPADLSAKHHLLFTFYHISCQKKAEQPNVETAVAYTWLPLLRDGHLQSGEFSLPAMLDPPPANYSYIAPDVLLPGTRWVDAHKGVFTVILEPVSSVHPQDKYIDRFLSLCGFLETGQVPPRIGEAGMESELKSALLELARASHSALVRSLPQLLDQLISLLVRPPTLPSQPLNVAATVFEAIGLLVRNITNLPDGQLDAHGRHALLATYIAYQCSLPRMAHTPGIVRAQSNPDLPLEDLEMEVHSRGLDRTASMRQESPSINSQPTRRLLHEELALHWVVSTGQARDLAVTYSWFFLELVVRSMVVTLSEMGMLEAPRKSRFSPQFCDDVATLTAALTSEVVSRCGKENRVPNNLISSLGNFLSDLLSIMDRGFVLSLIRAACCSLSDASMHIADSAALFALKLDLVRTVCSHEHYVALNLPFGTGYTSGSAPASPSPSTGSSGSLISTLVPGDRARFSELSQEFRQQHFLVGIVLSDLSNTLEIPNPMLQNKAIGTIRHLMAYHDVDSRYSDPAARARVAALYLPLLNIIMDALPQLYHWDSKDKSVYPDESASITQSVALAIAGGVSADTAGTQCRVSLSSEATRHLLMCVLWVLKGLEQSALMQWCSELSSRRILCLLQVLNIATAAFEYKGKKALKRLPPQAAATSDIRSRLEDVILGQGSARSEMMLRRKERMTGDKLRWRKDQMPYRSCEQSEGRAVEQDAHIEGALAAEASLVVLDTLETVVQADGGGGAVVGAVLKVLLRALARNQSTSVLQHMFNTQRALVFKYHSALFDEESERCGDLCLTLLTRCSSPLSAVRSHAAASLYLLMRQNFEIGNNFARVKMQVTTSLSALVGRGRAPSEGALRRALKTVLVYAERDTELADTSFPEQVKDLLFNLHMILSDTVKMKEFQEDPEMLLDLMYRIAKGYQGSPDLRLTWLANMAQQHMERKNHTEAAMCLVHSAALVAEYLHLLEPGGGGRPVGAVALCPVTPNALEESAVGDDVLARREEGLCLGPDFSESGLAGLLEHAASSFHAAGMYEAIPDVYRVLLPIAEAAHDYKKLANIHGKLHEAYTRVEQLAGKRVFGTYFRVGFYGGRFGDLAGEEFVYKEPTLTKLPEIFSRLENFYAERFGAENIVIIKDSNPVDPSKLEPDKAYVQITYVEPYFEPHELRHRPTIFHKNFNIKRFVYATPFTPGGKAHGELREQCKRKTILTVATHFPYLKTRIRVVARKQIVLSPIEVAIEDIQKKTAEVAAATAQEPPDAKMLQMVLQGCIGTTVNQGPAEVAVVFLSGLREQNAQPTKLQHKLRLCFKDFSKKCLDALRRNKNLIGPDQRDYQRELERNYQRLTERLTPLIAWSGPSLLTLQSLPQTSPRW, encoded by the exons GGATGTAGTATCTCCTTATGTTAGAAGATGTATTGAAAGTTTTACTTCTGATTGGGTAGTGGTACACAGAAAATATAAACGCAGAGTGTCCCCTATTGCGAGAGATAGACTATTGCAGGATACTCCGAGACAAGATTTTGAA GTGGATCAAGAGGATACAAATGGCTCTGGTTCGCCAAACGAGGAAGAAGATTTATCAAACTGTGGTGATACGCCAAGAGGGTCTTGGGCTAGTTTAGATTTAAGACATTCACAGCATGATCCTCTTCTTCCCAGTTTGTTGGATCGTGTCTGCCCTGAAACTATTGACCAAATGAATGAGCAAAAACGCTCGGAAGATCGTCAA gaAGCATTATTTCCACTTTATGCACCTCCAGCTTCTCCAGATGATGAATGGCAAGAAATTGGTGCTGCGCCAGAACCAACAGAACCTTTCTCTCACAAGATCCTTGTAAAATGTCTTCAATTAAAACTGGAATTGGAAGTTGAaccaatttttgcaagtttagCATTATACGATgctagagagaaaaaaaag GTATCTGAAAACTTTTACGTGGACATGAATTCAGAAGGTTTAAAAAGGATGCTTGGTGGTCACATTGCATACAGCGATGCTAGTACTTTAGCGAGAAGTTGTGTTATGAGTATCAGTAAACCAAGTCCAGATTTGTTCTTAGTTGTTAGACTTGAAAAAGTATTACAAGGTGATATTTCAGAATGTGCTGAACCGTATGTACgtgaagataaaaataaagataaG GTAagagctgctgctgctgctgcatgCGAACGCTTAGGTAGATATAGAATGCCACTTGCATGGACTGCCATCCACCTCTCTGGCGTAATAGGAGGTGGTGGAGATACTGATAGCACTGGAAGTGCTGGGTCACTAGATAGAAAATCAGGTGGACTTGAACAGTGGCGTAAAAAAGTAGAACCGCCGACTCGAAGAGGTTCTCTTGAAAGACGGAGCTCTGATAAAAGACGTAGCTGGTCACCTGATGACTTTGCCAACTGCCTTGACACATTTAG ACCTATTACACTGACTGTTTCAAGTTTTTTTAAACAAGAAAGTGAACGCCTAAGAGATGAAGATCTCTATAAACTTTTAGTTGAACTACGAAGGCCTGGTTCTAATCTGAAGCGATTAAAGTGCTTGCCAGGTATATTAAAATTAGATCTTAGTCCCAGACCTGAAGAGTTACCCAGATGTTTGGATCCTGATCTCAGAAGACTAGTACCATATCCAGATGAAAAAAGTCGACCAGTTAAAGAAATACTCGAATTCCCAAGTGAAATTGTTTCACCAGATTTAACGTATCGCAATTTGCTTTACATTTATCCGAAG GAAGCAAATTTTAGCTCTAGAACTGGTTCTGCCAGAAATATTGCTATAAGAATGCAACTGATGGGTGGTGAACAAGAATCTGATGCTCTTACAGCTATTTTTGGAAGATCATCGTGTCCTGAAATGACCCATGAGTGTTTCACTTCTGTATCATATCATAATAAAAATCCAAATTTTTACGATGAAGTAAAAATTCGACTTCCTGCGGACTTAAGTGCAAAACACCATTTGTTATTTACATTCTACCACATCAGTTGCCAAAAGAAAGCAGAACAACCAAATGTTGAAACTGCTGTGGCATATacg TGGTTGCCGCTTCTAAGAGATGGACATCTACAATCTGGAGAATTCAGTCTTCCAGCAATGTTAGATCCACCCCCTGCAAATTATTCATATATCGCACCTGATGTTCTTTTACCAGGCACAAGATGGGTAGATGCTCACAAAGGAGTTTTTACAGTAATTTTAGAACCGGTGTCTAGCGTTCATCCACAAGATAAATATATTGACag GTTTTTGTCACTGTGTGGTTTCTTGGAAACTGGACAAGTACCTCCTCGTATTGGTGAAGCCGGAATGGAATCTGAACTAAAATCCGCACTTTTGGAATTGGCAAGAGCATCGCATTCTGCTTTAGTGCGATCGCTACCTCAACTACTGGATCAATTAATATCACTTCTTGTACGTCCGCCAACATTACCATCTCAGCCACTGAACGTAGCAGCCACGGTCTTTGAAGCTATAGGCCTATTGGTTCGAAATATTACTAATCTACCAGATGGTCAATTAGATGCACATGGAAGGCATGCCCTCTTAGCTACATACATTGCATATCAGTGCTCTTTACCGAGAATGGCACATACTCCAGGCATTGTGCGAGCTCAAAGCAACCCTGATCTACCTCTAGAAGACCTGGAAATGGAAGTACATTCTCGAGGATTGGATCGGACTGCGTCAATGCGCCAAGAGTCGCCTTCCATAAACAGTCAACCGACTAGAAGGCTTCTCCACGAGGAATTGGCACTGCACTGGGTTGTATCCACAGGCCAAGCACGGGATTTGGCGGTTACATACTCCTGGTTTTTTTTGGAACTAGTCGTTCGTTCTATGGTTGTGACATTGTCGGAAATGGGAATGCTAGAAGCACCGCGAAAATCAAGATTCTCTCCCCAATTTTGTGACGATGTAGCAACGCTCACCGCAGCATTAACTTCAGAAGTAGTATCGCGTTGTGGAAAAGAAAATAGAGTgccaaataatttaatatcgagTCTCGGTAACTTTCTCTCTGATTTGCTGTCGATAATGGATAGGGGATTTGTTTTGTCTTTAATTCGCGCTGCATGTTGCTCTTTATCGGATGCATCTATGCATATTGCTGATTCAGCTGCTCTCTTTGCACTAAAATTGGATCTTGTGCGAACAGTATGTTCGCATGAACACTACGTGGCTCTAAATCTTCCTTTTGGAACTGGATATACATCAGGGTCAGCACCAGCATCTCCTAGTCCATCTACCGGAAGCTCGGGTAGTTTAATATCTACTCTTGTTCCTGGAGATCGCGCTAGGTTTTCTGAACTCAGTCAAGAATTTCGACAACAACACTTCTTGGTAGGAATCGTTTTATCTGATCTATCAAATACATTAGAAATACCGAATCCAATGCTTCAAAATAAAGCTATTGGAACCATTCGACATCTTATGGCATACCATGACGTAGATTCAAGATATTCTGATCCTGCTGCTAGAGCTAGGGTTGCTGCTCTCTACCTACCACTTCTGAATATTATAATGGATGCTTTACCTCAACTTTATCATTGGGATTCCAAAGATAAGAGCGTCTATCCAGATGAATCTGCATCTATTACACAATCTGTGGCTCTGGCTATAGCTGGTGGAGTATCAGCAGATACGGCAGGAACTCAGTGCAGAGTTTCTTTAAGTTCAGAGGCCACGCGGCATCTTTTGATGTGTGTTTTATGGGTACTTAAGGGATTGGAACAATCAGCATTAATGCAATGGTGTTCAGAGTTAAGTTCTAGGCGTATCTTGTGCCTTCTTCAAGTTCTAAATATTGCCACAGCAGCTTTTGAATATAAGGGTAAAAAAGCATTGAAGAGATTACCGCCACAAGCTGCTGCTACAAGCGATATTAGATCCAGATTAGAAGATGTAATTCTTGGTCAAGGAAGTGCTAGAAGTGAAATGATGTTGCGCAGAAAGGAAAGAATGACTGGAGACAAATTAAGATGGCGGAAAGACCAAATGCCTTACAG GTCTTGTGAACAATCAGAAGGGAGAGCTGTGGAACAAGATGCTCACATAGAAGGTGCCTTAGCAGCTGAAGCGTCCCTTGTAGTTTTAGATACTTTAGAAACAGTTGTACAAGCTGATGGAGGAGGAG gTGCAGTTGTAGGAGCAGTGTTAAAAGTGCTTTTAAGAGCATTAGCCAGAAATCAAAGTACATCTGTATTACAGCATATGTTCAATACACAACGAGCTTTGGTATTTAAGTATCACAGTGCTTTGTTTGACGAGGAAAGTGAAAGATGTGGCGATCTGTGTTTGACATTACTCACTAGATGCAGCTCTCCTTTAAGTGCTGTTCGCAGCCATGCTGCTGCCAGCCTTTATTTACTTATGcgtcaaaattttgaaattggtAAT AATTTTGCGCGAGTTAAGATGCAAGTTACAACATCTTTATCAGCTCTTGTTGGAAGAGGAAGAGCTCCTAGCGAAGGAGCACTTAGAAGAGCATTAAAAACGGTACTAGTGTATGCTGAAAGAGATACAGAATTGGCAGATACAAGTTTCCCAGAGCAAGTGAAGGATCTTTTGTTCAATCTACACATGATACTGTCCGACACTGTTAAAATGAAAGAATTCCAAGAGGATCCAGAAATGCTATTAGACCTCATGTACAG AATTGCAAAGGGGTATCAGGGATCACCAGATCTTAGACTAACATGGCTGGCAAATATGGCTCAACAACATATGGAAAGAAAAAATCACACAGAAGCTGCTATGTGTCTTGTACATAGTGCCGCTTTAGTTGCAGAATATTTACATCTGTTGGAGCCAGGAGGTGGTGGACGACCAGTAGGCGCTGTTGCTCTATGTCCTGTTACTCCAAATGCTTTAGAAGAAAGTGCTGTTGGTGATGATGTATTGGCCAGAAGGGAAGAAGGATTATGTCTAGGTCCAGATTTTTCAGAAAGTGGATTAGCAGGTTTATTAGAACATGCTGCTAGTTCTTTTCATGCAGCTGGAATGTATGAAGCTATTCCTGATGTATACAGAGTATTACTTCCAATAGCAGAAGCTGCGCATGATTACAAAAAATTAGCTAACATTCATGG AAAGCTTCATGAAGCGTATACACGCGTAGAACAATTAGCAGGAAAGCGAGTGTTTGGCACGTATTTTAGAGTAGGTTTTTATGGAGGAAGATTTGGAGACCTTGCTGGTGAAGAATTTGTTTATAAAGAACCTACTTTGACAAAATTaccagaaatattttcgaggctggaaaatttttatgcagaAAGATTTGGCGCAGaaaatatagtaataataaaagaTTCGAATCCTGTAGACCCTAGCAAGTTAGAACCAGATAAGGCCTATGTTCAAATTACTTACGTAGAACCATATTTTGAACCACATGAACTTAGACATAGGCCAACTATTTTccacaaaaattttaatatca aACGATTTGTGTATGCAACACCTTTTACACCTGGTGGTAAGGCTCATGGAGAATTAAGAGAACAGTGCAAGCGTAAAACAATTCTAACAGTAGCTACACATTTCCCATACTTGAAAACAAGAATCCGTGTGGTTGCTAGAAAGCAAATAGTCTTAAGTCCAATTGAGGTTGCTATTGAAGATATACAAAAGAAAACTGCagaa GTTGCCGCAGCTACAGCTCAAGAACCACCCGATGCAAAGATGTTGCAAATGGTGCTGCAAGGTTGTATTGGGACCACAGTTAATCAAGGACCAGCAGAAGTTGCAGTTGTATTTCTTTCTGGATTACGCGAACAAAACGCACAGCCTACTAAACTGCAACATAAGTTACGCTTATGTTTTAAAGATTTTTCAAAAAAGTGTCTTGATGCTTTGAGAaggaacaaaaatttaattGGTCCAGATCAGCGTGATTATCAACGAGAATTAGAAAGAAATTACCAAAGACTAACTGAGAGGCTTACTCCTCTTATTGCATGGAG TGGACCATCATTGCTAACTCTACAAAGTTTACCACAAACATCACCACGCTGGTAA
- the Zir gene encoding dedicator of cytokinesis isoform X2, which produces MNSEGLKRMLGGHIAYSDASTLARSCVMSISKPSPDLFLVVRLEKVLQGDISECAEPYVREDKNKDKVRAAAAAACERLGRYRMPLAWTAIHLSGVIGGGGDTDSTGSAGSLDRKSGGLEQWRKKVEPPTRRGSLERRSSDKRRSWSPDDFANCLDTFRPITLTVSSFFKQESERLRDEDLYKLLVELRRPGSNLKRLKCLPGILKLDLSPRPEELPRCLDPDLRRLVPYPDEKSRPVKEILEFPSEIVSPDLTYRNLLYIYPKEANFSSRTGSARNIAIRMQLMGGEQESDALTAIFGRSSCPEMTHECFTSVSYHNKNPNFYDEVKIRLPADLSAKHHLLFTFYHISCQKKAEQPNVETAVAYTWLPLLRDGHLQSGEFSLPAMLDPPPANYSYIAPDVLLPGTRWVDAHKGVFTVILEPVSSVHPQDKYIDRFLSLCGFLETGQVPPRIGEAGMESELKSALLELARASHSALVRSLPQLLDQLISLLVRPPTLPSQPLNVAATVFEAIGLLVRNITNLPDGQLDAHGRHALLATYIAYQCSLPRMAHTPGIVRAQSNPDLPLEDLEMEVHSRGLDRTASMRQESPSINSQPTRRLLHEELALHWVVSTGQARDLAVTYSWFFLELVVRSMVVTLSEMGMLEAPRKSRFSPQFCDDVATLTAALTSEVVSRCGKENRVPNNLISSLGNFLSDLLSIMDRGFVLSLIRAACCSLSDASMHIADSAALFALKLDLVRTVCSHEHYVALNLPFGTGYTSGSAPASPSPSTGSSGSLISTLVPGDRARFSELSQEFRQQHFLVGIVLSDLSNTLEIPNPMLQNKAIGTIRHLMAYHDVDSRYSDPAARARVAALYLPLLNIIMDALPQLYHWDSKDKSVYPDESASITQSVALAIAGGVSADTAGTQCRVSLSSEATRHLLMCVLWVLKGLEQSALMQWCSELSSRRILCLLQVLNIATAAFEYKGKKALKRLPPQAAATSDIRSRLEDVILGQGSARSEMMLRRKERMTGDKLRWRKDQMPYRSCEQSEGRAVEQDAHIEGALAAEASLVVLDTLETVVQADGGGGAVVGAVLKVLLRALARNQSTSVLQHMFNTQRALVFKYHSALFDEESERCGDLCLTLLTRCSSPLSAVRSHAAASLYLLMRQNFEIGNNFARVKMQVTTSLSALVGRGRAPSEGALRRALKTVLVYAERDTELADTSFPEQVKDLLFNLHMILSDTVKMKEFQEDPEMLLDLMYRIAKGYQGSPDLRLTWLANMAQQHMERKNHTEAAMCLVHSAALVAEYLHLLEPGGGGRPVGAVALCPVTPNALEESAVGDDVLARREEGLCLGPDFSESGLAGLLEHAASSFHAAGMYEAIPDVYRVLLPIAEAAHDYKKLANIHGKLHEAYTRVEQLAGKRVFGTYFRVGFYGGRFGDLAGEEFVYKEPTLTKLPEIFSRLENFYAERFGAENIVIIKDSNPVDPSKLEPDKAYVQITYVEPYFEPHELRHRPTIFHKNFNIKRFVYATPFTPGGKAHGELREQCKRKTILTVATHFPYLKTRIRVVARKQIVLSPIEVAIEDIQKKTAEVAAATAQEPPDAKMLQMVLQGCIGTTVNQGPAEVAVVFLSGLREQNAQPTKLQHKLRLCFKDFSKKCLDALRRNKNLIGPDQRDYQRELERNYQRLTERLTPLIAWSGPSLLTLQSLPQTSPRW; this is translated from the exons ATGAATTCAGAAGGTTTAAAAAGGATGCTTGGTGGTCACATTGCATACAGCGATGCTAGTACTTTAGCGAGAAGTTGTGTTATGAGTATCAGTAAACCAAGTCCAGATTTGTTCTTAGTTGTTAGACTTGAAAAAGTATTACAAGGTGATATTTCAGAATGTGCTGAACCGTATGTACgtgaagataaaaataaagataaG GTAagagctgctgctgctgctgcatgCGAACGCTTAGGTAGATATAGAATGCCACTTGCATGGACTGCCATCCACCTCTCTGGCGTAATAGGAGGTGGTGGAGATACTGATAGCACTGGAAGTGCTGGGTCACTAGATAGAAAATCAGGTGGACTTGAACAGTGGCGTAAAAAAGTAGAACCGCCGACTCGAAGAGGTTCTCTTGAAAGACGGAGCTCTGATAAAAGACGTAGCTGGTCACCTGATGACTTTGCCAACTGCCTTGACACATTTAG ACCTATTACACTGACTGTTTCAAGTTTTTTTAAACAAGAAAGTGAACGCCTAAGAGATGAAGATCTCTATAAACTTTTAGTTGAACTACGAAGGCCTGGTTCTAATCTGAAGCGATTAAAGTGCTTGCCAGGTATATTAAAATTAGATCTTAGTCCCAGACCTGAAGAGTTACCCAGATGTTTGGATCCTGATCTCAGAAGACTAGTACCATATCCAGATGAAAAAAGTCGACCAGTTAAAGAAATACTCGAATTCCCAAGTGAAATTGTTTCACCAGATTTAACGTATCGCAATTTGCTTTACATTTATCCGAAG GAAGCAAATTTTAGCTCTAGAACTGGTTCTGCCAGAAATATTGCTATAAGAATGCAACTGATGGGTGGTGAACAAGAATCTGATGCTCTTACAGCTATTTTTGGAAGATCATCGTGTCCTGAAATGACCCATGAGTGTTTCACTTCTGTATCATATCATAATAAAAATCCAAATTTTTACGATGAAGTAAAAATTCGACTTCCTGCGGACTTAAGTGCAAAACACCATTTGTTATTTACATTCTACCACATCAGTTGCCAAAAGAAAGCAGAACAACCAAATGTTGAAACTGCTGTGGCATATacg TGGTTGCCGCTTCTAAGAGATGGACATCTACAATCTGGAGAATTCAGTCTTCCAGCAATGTTAGATCCACCCCCTGCAAATTATTCATATATCGCACCTGATGTTCTTTTACCAGGCACAAGATGGGTAGATGCTCACAAAGGAGTTTTTACAGTAATTTTAGAACCGGTGTCTAGCGTTCATCCACAAGATAAATATATTGACag GTTTTTGTCACTGTGTGGTTTCTTGGAAACTGGACAAGTACCTCCTCGTATTGGTGAAGCCGGAATGGAATCTGAACTAAAATCCGCACTTTTGGAATTGGCAAGAGCATCGCATTCTGCTTTAGTGCGATCGCTACCTCAACTACTGGATCAATTAATATCACTTCTTGTACGTCCGCCAACATTACCATCTCAGCCACTGAACGTAGCAGCCACGGTCTTTGAAGCTATAGGCCTATTGGTTCGAAATATTACTAATCTACCAGATGGTCAATTAGATGCACATGGAAGGCATGCCCTCTTAGCTACATACATTGCATATCAGTGCTCTTTACCGAGAATGGCACATACTCCAGGCATTGTGCGAGCTCAAAGCAACCCTGATCTACCTCTAGAAGACCTGGAAATGGAAGTACATTCTCGAGGATTGGATCGGACTGCGTCAATGCGCCAAGAGTCGCCTTCCATAAACAGTCAACCGACTAGAAGGCTTCTCCACGAGGAATTGGCACTGCACTGGGTTGTATCCACAGGCCAAGCACGGGATTTGGCGGTTACATACTCCTGGTTTTTTTTGGAACTAGTCGTTCGTTCTATGGTTGTGACATTGTCGGAAATGGGAATGCTAGAAGCACCGCGAAAATCAAGATTCTCTCCCCAATTTTGTGACGATGTAGCAACGCTCACCGCAGCATTAACTTCAGAAGTAGTATCGCGTTGTGGAAAAGAAAATAGAGTgccaaataatttaatatcgagTCTCGGTAACTTTCTCTCTGATTTGCTGTCGATAATGGATAGGGGATTTGTTTTGTCTTTAATTCGCGCTGCATGTTGCTCTTTATCGGATGCATCTATGCATATTGCTGATTCAGCTGCTCTCTTTGCACTAAAATTGGATCTTGTGCGAACAGTATGTTCGCATGAACACTACGTGGCTCTAAATCTTCCTTTTGGAACTGGATATACATCAGGGTCAGCACCAGCATCTCCTAGTCCATCTACCGGAAGCTCGGGTAGTTTAATATCTACTCTTGTTCCTGGAGATCGCGCTAGGTTTTCTGAACTCAGTCAAGAATTTCGACAACAACACTTCTTGGTAGGAATCGTTTTATCTGATCTATCAAATACATTAGAAATACCGAATCCAATGCTTCAAAATAAAGCTATTGGAACCATTCGACATCTTATGGCATACCATGACGTAGATTCAAGATATTCTGATCCTGCTGCTAGAGCTAGGGTTGCTGCTCTCTACCTACCACTTCTGAATATTATAATGGATGCTTTACCTCAACTTTATCATTGGGATTCCAAAGATAAGAGCGTCTATCCAGATGAATCTGCATCTATTACACAATCTGTGGCTCTGGCTATAGCTGGTGGAGTATCAGCAGATACGGCAGGAACTCAGTGCAGAGTTTCTTTAAGTTCAGAGGCCACGCGGCATCTTTTGATGTGTGTTTTATGGGTACTTAAGGGATTGGAACAATCAGCATTAATGCAATGGTGTTCAGAGTTAAGTTCTAGGCGTATCTTGTGCCTTCTTCAAGTTCTAAATATTGCCACAGCAGCTTTTGAATATAAGGGTAAAAAAGCATTGAAGAGATTACCGCCACAAGCTGCTGCTACAAGCGATATTAGATCCAGATTAGAAGATGTAATTCTTGGTCAAGGAAGTGCTAGAAGTGAAATGATGTTGCGCAGAAAGGAAAGAATGACTGGAGACAAATTAAGATGGCGGAAAGACCAAATGCCTTACAG GTCTTGTGAACAATCAGAAGGGAGAGCTGTGGAACAAGATGCTCACATAGAAGGTGCCTTAGCAGCTGAAGCGTCCCTTGTAGTTTTAGATACTTTAGAAACAGTTGTACAAGCTGATGGAGGAGGAG gTGCAGTTGTAGGAGCAGTGTTAAAAGTGCTTTTAAGAGCATTAGCCAGAAATCAAAGTACATCTGTATTACAGCATATGTTCAATACACAACGAGCTTTGGTATTTAAGTATCACAGTGCTTTGTTTGACGAGGAAAGTGAAAGATGTGGCGATCTGTGTTTGACATTACTCACTAGATGCAGCTCTCCTTTAAGTGCTGTTCGCAGCCATGCTGCTGCCAGCCTTTATTTACTTATGcgtcaaaattttgaaattggtAAT AATTTTGCGCGAGTTAAGATGCAAGTTACAACATCTTTATCAGCTCTTGTTGGAAGAGGAAGAGCTCCTAGCGAAGGAGCACTTAGAAGAGCATTAAAAACGGTACTAGTGTATGCTGAAAGAGATACAGAATTGGCAGATACAAGTTTCCCAGAGCAAGTGAAGGATCTTTTGTTCAATCTACACATGATACTGTCCGACACTGTTAAAATGAAAGAATTCCAAGAGGATCCAGAAATGCTATTAGACCTCATGTACAG AATTGCAAAGGGGTATCAGGGATCACCAGATCTTAGACTAACATGGCTGGCAAATATGGCTCAACAACATATGGAAAGAAAAAATCACACAGAAGCTGCTATGTGTCTTGTACATAGTGCCGCTTTAGTTGCAGAATATTTACATCTGTTGGAGCCAGGAGGTGGTGGACGACCAGTAGGCGCTGTTGCTCTATGTCCTGTTACTCCAAATGCTTTAGAAGAAAGTGCTGTTGGTGATGATGTATTGGCCAGAAGGGAAGAAGGATTATGTCTAGGTCCAGATTTTTCAGAAAGTGGATTAGCAGGTTTATTAGAACATGCTGCTAGTTCTTTTCATGCAGCTGGAATGTATGAAGCTATTCCTGATGTATACAGAGTATTACTTCCAATAGCAGAAGCTGCGCATGATTACAAAAAATTAGCTAACATTCATGG AAAGCTTCATGAAGCGTATACACGCGTAGAACAATTAGCAGGAAAGCGAGTGTTTGGCACGTATTTTAGAGTAGGTTTTTATGGAGGAAGATTTGGAGACCTTGCTGGTGAAGAATTTGTTTATAAAGAACCTACTTTGACAAAATTaccagaaatattttcgaggctggaaaatttttatgcagaAAGATTTGGCGCAGaaaatatagtaataataaaagaTTCGAATCCTGTAGACCCTAGCAAGTTAGAACCAGATAAGGCCTATGTTCAAATTACTTACGTAGAACCATATTTTGAACCACATGAACTTAGACATAGGCCAACTATTTTccacaaaaattttaatatca aACGATTTGTGTATGCAACACCTTTTACACCTGGTGGTAAGGCTCATGGAGAATTAAGAGAACAGTGCAAGCGTAAAACAATTCTAACAGTAGCTACACATTTCCCATACTTGAAAACAAGAATCCGTGTGGTTGCTAGAAAGCAAATAGTCTTAAGTCCAATTGAGGTTGCTATTGAAGATATACAAAAGAAAACTGCagaa GTTGCCGCAGCTACAGCTCAAGAACCACCCGATGCAAAGATGTTGCAAATGGTGCTGCAAGGTTGTATTGGGACCACAGTTAATCAAGGACCAGCAGAAGTTGCAGTTGTATTTCTTTCTGGATTACGCGAACAAAACGCACAGCCTACTAAACTGCAACATAAGTTACGCTTATGTTTTAAAGATTTTTCAAAAAAGTGTCTTGATGCTTTGAGAaggaacaaaaatttaattGGTCCAGATCAGCGTGATTATCAACGAGAATTAGAAAGAAATTACCAAAGACTAACTGAGAGGCTTACTCCTCTTATTGCATGGAG TGGACCATCATTGCTAACTCTACAAAGTTTACCACAAACATCACCACGCTGGTAA